From the Lactuca sativa cultivar Salinas chromosome 9, Lsat_Salinas_v11, whole genome shotgun sequence genome, the window GATTCGACATCTCCCAACTGCATAATCAAGGATTCTGGTATTGCTTGGTACAATAATCTGATTGCCAGGTAATTTTTTTCATCATTATCGTCTGTTCCTGGATCAATCGATGTCCAAACTTTGTGAATTCTGAGCACTACTTTCATCCTCAGTGCCCAGACGGTGTAATTGTTAGAAGTAAGCATTGGACATACAACTGTGGTTGTCCCAACCTCCTTCACTCTTACCGGAGGAGGCCCTGCACCATCTTCTCCATCCGACATGTTGACCCGGTAACAAACTTGTTTTCACAGCCTTCGGttccttggctctgataccaattaaagaTTGGAATATGTAAACATGATTGTTTTAATCAAAACAACTCTTTGATTATATGAGAAACTCTCTCAAAACTCACGGTATTACAACGTTTACCAATGATCATAACTCGACCTAAAACCACGTGTATATATACTCCTAACTACCGACTTGTAATTAGATCACAATTAGGAAACTAGAAACCTACTTGTTTATGATTTCCTAAAAACTAGGTTGCTATTACTTGGTCTCCAAGTCCTACtcgacttaggattccaacaCATGTTACACCTCCTTGGGTTTATCCGTCAACTCATCTTAGGCTATTGTATATCTATCTACAATTAAACTAAGTTTTATGTGGAATTGTATGTAAATTTCATAATTTTTATGTAATAGTGAATGTAGAGCAGTAGAAATCGAGTTTTAAATGGCGAATTTTGTGGATATTTGAAGTTTACTATTTAGAAATCAGTCCCCCTTCGTAATTTACTAGAATGAGGTACGGACTTCTGGTGCTTTGATTGTTTATATTTATGAAcattaagtttgattttggttttataTTTTTTGTGGATTTTGAGATTGAAACTGAAGTTAGAAGTGAGACCTAAGTGAGTGAGGAATATGGGCTAAGGACAGTGGTTTCAGCTGAGAACGAACGTTACGTTTATCTGCCATACATTGGGACATGATACTTCAATGACtctttattgtatttttgatttgaTGCAATTTGCAACAGGTTCGAAGGCACGATGGTTCCAAGAAGAGAGAAAGCGGCGTTGTTCACATTTTGCACCTGTATTAACCTCGCAGGTATGGCTCTGTGCTTGCTTATGATCACAATTCCAGATGTTGACAACAATCAGTTTGTCCTTATCGACTCCAGTCCGTTGGTGCAAGTCTCTCTTCCCCTCTTAATAACTATCTTCCTTTTTTGTACAAACGATCTAAATGGGGAATTGGAACGATATAGCTTATTACTAGAAATGCATTAATTTAGGTGAAAATGATGGTCGCAGGTGATAGGATTCTATTAGAGACTGTGGTTCAAGGGGATCTCCAGCACAGTGAGATGAGGAATGAGTTCATTTGGTGTGATGGTTTATCAAAAATGAGCGTATgcctttgaataaattaattgtttTCTAAAGATAGATGACGAATGACACAACTGTCAATTTACTTTAAAAATCCGAGGATATATAAAAAGATGTTATGGAATTATCAGCTCCCTTTCACTAAACCTCgaaaaaaatcataacatatagaccatttttgcaattttgtataataataataataataataataataataataataataataataataataatccacCAAATATGGGTATAAAAAAGTATAAAATAGCACGGTTAGAAAACTTATTCCATTCGTGGACTGTACAAGAAGGTGGAATATATGTGCGCCGTTGGTCAACGCCTCTCTCGCACTGAAGATAAAGTTGTTATCCTCAAAGAAACACAGAGTAACTGAAGGAGGAAAATTTTTGCTAAAAGGTGATGGTAGGGACAGAAGTATAATCAAGTATCGACAACCGAAGAATTTTCTGAAACCTAACCGCACCAACTCCGTTGGCCGAGGGAATTCCGGCGACAGTTAAGCAGTCCTTGCTATTGAAACTCCAACAAGATTTGATACAACGAGTTCTTCTTGAGCAGGTGGTTCTTTTCTACTATATTAAGGTTTGAAGTCATTTGGGTTCGCGTTAATTGCTAAGAGAGAACGCAAATGTCGTCACAGCTACACGTTGAGGATGGTTCCCTTTACGGTTCCGACTCGTCATCCAGACCGTCCAGTTTACCACCTGTATCTACATCTAGTATCGACTGGTCATCCAGAGCGTCCAATTTGCCACCTCTACCTACATCTAGTAAGGAGACCAGATCCGCGTCCCCAAAGGGAAAACTAGTTTGCCATCAATTTACAATTGCTCAGATTCGATCTGCCACCCAAGACTTCAACGAAAGCTTGCTATTAGGGAAAGGTGGATTCGGGAACGTGTACAAAGGCATAATCGATAATGGAACAAGAATCATTGTGGCTATTAAACGGTGGAGCTTCAATTCTTCTCAAGGTGTCCGAGAATTTGGGGCTGAAGTTGATTTACTTCCTATGGTGCAACACCCTAACATAGTGTGTTTGCTTGGATATTGTACTGATGACAAAGAGATGATCCTTGCTTATGAGTATATGTCCAAAGGAAGCCTTGGAGATCACCTACACAATCATCATACTCCATTATCTTGGTCACAAAGGCTCAAGATATGTATTGATGCTGCATGTGCGTTAGAATACCTCCACAATGGGAGTAGTGGGCAAGAGGTCATATACAACAATGTGAAGAGCGCTGATATATTGTTAGATAACCAGTGGAGAGCCAAAATTGCAGACTTTGGATTGTCTAAAATAATCCCTATTGATAACTACTCTACCCATGTTAGTACTGAAGTTGTAGGCACCTTTGGGTATGTAGATCCAGAATATATGGCAACTGGCAGACTTAGTAAGAAGTCTGATGTGTATTCATTTGGAGTGGTTTTATTGGAAGTGGTATGTCGGAGGCGTGCAATCGATAGAAATCTGGATAAGAAACAGCAACTACTGGTGAGATGGGCTCAAGACTTTGTGAGAAGAGGGAAACTAAAGCAGATCATTGATCCAGAGTTGAAGGGGCAGATTTCAAGTACATGCTTGAATGATTATGTGAAAATAGTggaaggatgtttacatgaaagtCAAGAGCAACGTGTTACAATGGCTGAGATTGTTACTGGTCTTGAGTCTATATTGGCATCACATGAGAGAACAAATAGTTCTTTTCCCCAAATGGGTATAACTGCATCTGGTAGGAGGTTGCACAAGTATTTCTTTTCCTCCGGACAGAACTCTGGTAAAGCCAACCCTCAATTATATTTTCTGCTTCTGTACGTATAAATTTATAATCTAACATTACTGCACACgccacacaaacacacacacacacacaaatgttGGTTACATAATCATGTGTCCGTTACTACTTGTATGTGAGCGAATCAGCCATATCAAACCTTTATAAATACAGTATTAGTGTATTGACACAAGACTTGCAAAGTTGTCTTGACTGAGTGCAGATGTGTTACAAGCATTGGCATGTTGTACTTATATTTTTATCCCTTATGTTCTATTATGATATAGATTACACCTATAACTTCTTTTCTTACTTCACATGGTACTGGGGCCACACTGCTTAGCTCTTCGTATGCACTTTTTCTCCCAGCCTTAAACCACTATATGCTACTGCATCAAATCTGAGTGAACGTTGTAGTTGCTCTCATATCTTGGTTCTTTGACTGAAAGTCTGAAACACTGTGTTAGTTGATTGATGCATATATAGAGAGTTTGATTTAATCAGAAATGTATATGTTTAATGCTCATTGGAAATTTGTTTATTGAGCAGGGTTGTTTTGATTGAGACGAGGAGGTGTAGAGATTAAAAAACTGGTGCATTGTTCTATCAGGAATCAAAATACATAATTTGAAGTTGACATTATGAGATAAATGCATACAAGAGAGCTCGGCGATATGAGatattttattacttgttttagaaTGATTTCCCCTCTTATAAAGGAGAGAAAATGTAATTTATATAGGGTTGAATTTGGGTTTCCCAATACATATGAAGACTTGACATATATTTATACACCTAAAGTGATAACTATAATAGTATATAGAGATAGAGATAAACtaatgtaatcaatcctatacaaGTATGAAGACTAAATATACATACAGGGGATGACTATTAAACTCTGTGTCGTTATTTTGatcattttattattaaaaagaagaaaaatagaGAATCATATAGTAACATGGGAACTTTAGGGGATTGTTTAAGCAGTATATATCATCTGATTCAGCTCACTAACTAGTGCctttatatgtgtatatataaacatatgtatgtatgtatgtatttatccTTGTATATTCCTCGGTCTTTCCTTGTTGATCTTTAATGAGTATATTTTTCTTTGCAAAAAGATGCTAATATTGCTTTTCATTTCAGGGGGAAGCTACTTTAGCAAGGTCACAAGGCTTTTGTCTGCCAAATCCCTCCAGCATAAGGGAGATGATGGTAACATATCCAAATTGCCACCTGTACCTACATCTAGTAAGGAGACCAGATCATCGTCCCCAAAGGGAGGACATTTCCGTCAATTTACAATTTCTGAAATTCTATCCGCCACTCAAGACTTCAACAAAAGCTTGGTGATAGGGAACGGTGGATTCGGGAACGTGTACAAAGGCACAATCAAGAGTGGAACAGGAATCATCGTGGCTCTTAAGCGGTGGAACCCTGTTTCTCATCAAGGTGCCACTAAGTTTCAGGCTGAAGTTGATTTGCTTCCTATGTTGCGACACCCTAACATCGTGTCTTTAATTGGATCTTGTACTGATCGTAAAGAGATGATTCTTGTTTACGAGTATATGTCCAATGGAAGCCTTGGAGAGCACCTACACAAGCATCGTACTCCGTTATCTTGGTCACAAAGGCTCAACATATGTATTGATGCTGCACGTGCATTACACTACCTCCACAATGGGAGTAGTGGGAAAGAGGTCATATACAACAATGTGAAGAGCGCTGACATATTGTTAGATAACCAATGGGCAGCCAAACTCACAGACTTTGGATTGTCTAAAATAATCCCCACTGATAACTGGTCTAACCATGTTAGTACACAAGTTGCAGGCACATTTGGGTATATCGATCCAGAATTTTATACAACAGGCAGACTAAGCAAGAAGTCTGATGTGTATTCCTTTGGAGTGGTTTTATTGGAAGTACTATGCAGGAGGCATGCAATCGATTGGAATCTTGATGAGGAACAACGGGGATTGGTGAGATGGGCTCAACACTGTATAAGAACAGGGAAAGTAGAGCAGATCATTGATCCAGATTTGAAGGGGCAGATTTCGCTTAAATGCTTAAATGATTATGCAAGAATAGTGAAATGCTGTTTGCGTGAACATCAAGAGCCACGTATTACAATGGCTGAGGTTCTCTTTGGTCTTGAGTCTATAATGGCAATACATGAGAGAACTGATTCGGGCTTCCAGAAGCATTTCTTTTCCTACAGAGAGAAATCTGGTAAGGCCATACTTTTTCTATATTGTCTCCTTGTATATGAATACATACTGCTACTGTACTGTCGCATCATATTTCTATACATACTTTCATGTATAAGTGTATAAATCTTGACCAAGTGTCTGCTCGGAGGATTTCTAGGAGACAGAGGATACAACATTAACACAAGTATTTTCATAAGATAATCACTAAATGGACTGAAATCCTTTTAGTCCTGTCCTCTCTTAATTAGCTCTTCATTCAGAGAGTACTCTTTAATCATCATTTGTCCTCTTCTTCATACATACTTGTATTCCTCATACATCATTCTTTGGCCCTTTTAATTCTCCAATTTCTTCTTCTCCACCTGTTCAGTCCCCTGTTGTTCTCCATTTGGAATAAAGTAATTCTTTATTACCACTTCTGTTATTGTCACCAGAATTCTTGTTATAAAAACTGCATAGAAATTGTATTCAACAGCGTCCTTCCTCTTAAGTTGGTGCATTGCTTTCTAAGGAATCAAATTAACTAATATGAAGGTGACTTTGTGAGATAAATACATACAAGAGAAGTTAGTGATACTTATTAAATTATTTCTTTCTATATTTGGCCAAAAAGAGACGTTTCTAATAAAAATTTGTGTcatatcttggtttattcaagTAAAAAGAAGAAAAGTAAAAGAATGATGATAACATGTACATTCTATGGGCTTGCTTAAGCACTATGTATCATTTGACTTACCTCAAgtgcttgtgtgtgtgtttgtgtgtacaTACATCTACATACATACACAAAAACATATATCAccctattcttttttttttctgggTGATTCCATGTTGATGTTTAGTATGTTGGCCATGTAACTGTTCTTTAGTATAGTTCTTTTTGCAAAAAGATGATAATATTGCTTTTTCAGGGAGAAGCTACTTTAAAAAGGACATTGAGGTTTTGTCTCCCAAATCCAACCAGCATGAGAGTGATTATGGTGACATGCCAGAAAAGGATGTGGATTTTATATCTGAAAAATCATATGAGCGCCTTGAAATAAGTTCACAGCAAAGCATCAGGTACTCTAGTGACGAGTTTGATCCAACTAGTGAGCCAAACCATGAAGTCATTGATGAAGACCAAACAAAATCCTTGTATGAATTGATGCACTTGGAGTATATACAACGAGCTGATGCCTTGATGAAGATGAAGGACTTTTTACACCTCATCTGGTTTTACCATGTGAAAAAAGAAGCAGAGGTCGACTTTAGGTCTCTTTTAGACAAGTTTTCCTCATTAAATGAGTACATAAGAAAGTCACTGGACTCTCCCACGGATGGAAGCTACCTGATAGAGATTCAAACACTTCTTCAAGACATTGAAGAACATTTAGATGATGCTCATTTTGATATGGTGGCCTATTTACCAGAAGACAACAGTTTCGGGTCTGTAGGAATTGAAAATCTAGCAACAGGAGTCAACTCTGGGCAAGTTTCTATTGCAAGTTTTTGGTCAGGTATACCAGAAGTCCATGCTAGTGTAGTTGCTTCGGCTGCCCACAGAGCTGTAAGTTGTATCAAGGATTTGAAAGTCAAGAAGCTTGGTATTTCGGGAAGTGGTTCTCAGGAAGTAGCAGAAACATTGAAGGATATGCCAGAGTTAAGAAGCGCGTTTGATATGGTCTTGTGTGTACGTGTAAAACGTCATAACATCAAAGAGCTTGTGAACGATATAGAAGAAGAAATATATCTGTGGAGGAAAAGAAGCTCAGAAACTGACAATGAAACAATTGTTGTGGAAAAGTACCTGAACTGTTTGTTGTTCATAGATTGCAGTGACACTTATATCGATTTGCATGACCCTGAGTTCAATCTGTCCAAATGGTTTGAAACTGTGCAGATAGTGATGACAAGTGGATCAGAAAATGCTTATTGCCCGGTGGATATAGAGATCAGAGTTGAGGATCATCTTCTACCTTGGATATTATTCTCTGCAAATGTTGACCTAGAAACAGTGAGCAAGTACCCTAGGATTCAAGAAATGGCAACACGCTTAATCGAAAAGTGTCATGGCCATTTACTCTCCATCATTTTACTTGCAAGGGCTTTGAGAGGTGTGGTTCAAGTTGGTGTTTGGGAATTTGCATTACAGGAATTAGCCTCACAAAAAGAGCCTTCATCATCATCACAGTTGGGTATCACAAGTGATGTCATGGTGAGGGTGTTAAGATTCATTTGGTCTCGCATGGAAAGCTTGTCTCAAAGGTGCATTATACAATTTGCAACACGCTACATAGGAACAgagtttgataaatttttattgaTAAGGAGTTGGATTAGAGATGGGTTGGTAAAAACTGAACAGGAAGGAGAAAATGTCTTTGAAGACCTCATACGTTCCTTCCTTGTAGAACAAGTCGGGAATAATTGTGTTAGAATGAGAGATGAGACTCGAGTTATTTTAGTTGCTGAATTTGTACCTCGTGCATATCGACTTTATCTTAAGCAAGATGGTTCAGAATCAATCAGAATGCCAAACGTTGAAGAGTGGGATGCAAGGGAAATCCACTTAAGTAATAACATAATATCCGAGCTTCCAGATAACCCCAACTGCCCAATTCTTGTAAATTTGTTTTTACACTTCAATCAAGATCTCattgatattcccattacattcttTGATAACATGCCTAGCATCCAAGTTCTAGATTTGTCAAGCACGAGCATAAAATGTTTGCCATCTTCCATTTCTAAGTTGACAGCTCTTGGGAAATTATTCATAAGAGACTGTGACCTTTTGATGGAACTACCACCTGAAATTGGAGCCCTTAAGAATCTCAAGGTCTTTGACTCAGAAGGAACACAACTTGTATGCTTACCAGAGCAATTTGGGTCGCTAACCAAGTTGGAATGCTTGAAGTTTTCTTTGTATAACTTTCCAGACAAGCCCAAAGCAAGCAACCAAAGTATGCATATAGTTCCTATAACAGTTTTTTCAAAACTCATACGGTTAAAGGAACTAAGCATTTGTATGGATCTGTATGGTGAATGGTGGGAAGATGAGGTCAAACTTATCATCAAAATTTTGCCTAAATTTTGGAACATGGAATCTTTGAGACTGTATTTCCCTACCATAGAATTGCTGGAGATGTTTATGGAGACACTGAACTGGCGAGGGGTCCCTCTTTACCAACATTTGTCAAATTTTGGTTTCGTTGTTGGTCACCTTCAACAACGTCTCATATCGCGTGTCCCACATGACCTTCATAAGACCTTTGCAAAACTGCCAAAGTGCCTGGCATATACAAATGGCGATGGGGACACAAAAGTGATTGCCAGGGTTCTAGAACATGCTAATTCTCTTTTCTTGGACCGCCACTGGACTCTCCAGTCCTTGTCTGCCTTAGGACTGGCGGAGATGGAGAAGCTGAAATTCTGCCTGTTGTCGGAATGCAATGAAATGCTGCAGATTGTCAATGGACGCCATTTAGAAGATTTTTTTGTAAGACCAGTTCTCGGATCATTACAACATCTCTCAATTTATTACATGAAGAGTCTCCTTTGCATCTGGAATGGTCCAATTCATAGTCGGTGTCTGTCCAATCTAAAAACCTTGGCGATGCATTCATGCCCTGAGCTGAGGACCATTTTTACGCAGGAGTTGCTTGAAAGTCTCACTTGCTTAGAGTGTCTTATCGTTGAAGACTGTACTATGATCAATAGCCTTGTTAGTTTGGGATCCTACAACT encodes:
- the LOC111883957 gene encoding uncharacterized protein LOC111883957 codes for the protein MSSQLHVEDGSLYGSDSSSRPSSLPPVSTSSIDWSSRASNLPPLPTSSKETRSASPKGKLVCHQFTIAQIRSATQDFNESLLLGKGGFGNVYKGIIDNGTRIIVAIKRWSFNSSQGVREFGAEVDLLPMVQHPNIVCLLGYCTDDKEMILAYEYMSKGSLGDHLHNHHTPLSWSQRLKICIDAACALEYLHNGSSGQEVIYNNVKSADILLDNQWRAKIADFGLSKIIPIDNYSTHVSTEVVGTFGYVDPEYMATGRLSKKSDVYSFGVVLLEVVCRRRAIDRNLDKKQQLLVRWAQDFVRRGKLKQIIDPELKGQISSTCLNDYVKIVEGCLHESQEQRVTMAEIVTGLESILASHERTNSSFPQMGITASGRRLHKYFFSSGQNSGGSYFSKVTRLLSAKSLQHKGDDGNISKLPPVPTSSKETRSSSPKGGHFRQFTISEILSATQDFNKSLVIGNGGFGNVYKGTIKSGTGIIVALKRWNPVSHQGATKFQAEVDLLPMLRHPNIVSLIGSCTDRKEMILVYEYMSNGSLGEHLHKHRTPLSWSQRLNICIDAARALHYLHNGSSGKEVIYNNVKSADILLDNQWAAKLTDFGLSKIIPTDNWSNHVSTQVAGTFGYIDPEFYTTGRLSKKSDVYSFGVVLLEVLCRRHAIDWNLDEEQRGLVRWAQHCIRTGKVEQIIDPDLKGQISLKCLNDYARIVKCCLREHQEPRITMAEVLFGLESIMAIHERTDSGFQKHFFSYREKSGRSYFKKDIEVLSPKSNQHESDYGDMPEKDVDFISEKSYERLEISSQQSIRYSSDEFDPTSEPNHEVIDEDQTKSLYELMHLEYIQRADALMKMKDFLHLIWFYHVKKEAEVDFRSLLDKFSSLNEYIRKSLDSPTDGSYLIEIQTLLQDIEEHLDDAHFDMVAYLPEDNSFGSVGIENLATGVNSGQVSIASFWSGIPEVHASVVASAAHRAVSCIKDLKVKKLGISGSGSQEVAETLKDMPELRSAFDMVLCVRVKRHNIKELVNDIEEEIYLWRKRSSETDNETIVVEKYLNCLLFIDCSDTYIDLHDPEFNLSKWFETVQIVMTSGSENAYCPVDIEIRVEDHLLPWILFSANVDLETVSKYPRIQEMATRLIEKCHGHLLSIILLARALRGVVQVGVWEFALQELASQKEPSSSSQLGITSDVMVRVLRFIWSRMESLSQRCIIQFATRYIGTEFDKFLLIRSWIRDGLVKTEQEGENVFEDLIRSFLVEQVGNNCVRMRDETRVILVAEFVPRAYRLYLKQDGSESIRMPNVEEWDAREIHLSNNIISELPDNPNCPILVNLFLHFNQDLIDIPITFFDNMPSIQVLDLSSTSIKCLPSSISKLTALGKLFIRDCDLLMELPPEIGALKNLKVFDSEGTQLVCLPEQFGSLTKLECLKFSLYNFPDKPKASNQSMHIVPITVFSKLIRLKELSICMDLYGEWWEDEVKLIIKILPKFWNMESLRLYFPTIELLEMFMETLNWRGVPLYQHLSNFGFVVGHLQQRLISRVPHDLHKTFAKLPKCLAYTNGDGDTKVIARVLEHANSLFLDRHWTLQSLSALGLAEMEKLKFCLLSECNEMLQIVNGRHLEDFFVRPVLGSLQHLSIYYMKSLLCIWNGPIHSRCLSNLKTLAMHSCPELRTIFTQELLESLTCLECLIVEDCTMINSLVSLGSYNSTSTRYLPSLKKISLIHLPELLSISRGISIAPRLVSLVVYDCPNLEKLSYMKAFDNNIKEIKGENEWWDALKWCQPEWTGGRPDYLARVFIPLGTNGDIMDELADAVNILPHLSDH